TGGCTAATCTTTTCAGGCTTAAATCCGCCAGTAGCTATAATCTTAACATTTTTGCAATATTCTTTAGCCCTCTCCAGTTCGTCTTCATCATCTATATCCCAGTCTTTATAGGCTTCATCGATAGCTCTTCTTAATTTAAAAACCAGGCGAGCATTAACACCATTATCAAGCTTTTTATCTCCTAATGGTTCAACAGAGACATCCCTTAAATTAGAACCGGTATCTGGCCTGACACCAAAAAGCTTATATTTTTGAGCCTGTTTGGCATTACCATCTTTTTTATGATAACTATAATATTTATACATTTCTCTTAAAACATCTAAAGTAGTTCCAACACAATCATTATCAAAATCCACCAGGGCTATTCTATTTAAATCTGCAGGCATCTGTCGGCAGAACTGGAGCATGGCCTCTGTTGTATCACCTAAAAATGAAGCTATATAGGAATGGCTAACAGTTCCAGCTCCTTTTCCACCCCACCAGGCCCCCTGTTCATCTGTAGAAATAAACCGATGACTGTTTGCCCCGAATTCTTCATTATATGCTTTTACTCCAAGAGAATAGGCATAACCGTGGATTGCCTGCTGTTTATAATGGGCAAACCTGGCCGGGAAGAATAGAATATCTTTTCCCTTGGCAGCCTCCAGTACTAAAAAGACATTGGTGGCTATTCTCGATGCCTCAGTTAATGAACCTATCATTGGAGTTTCTAAAATTGCAAAATGGCGGTATTTACCTCTAATTTTAATAACAGGCTCTACATTTTCTGGATCGCCTCTATAAAAGGCTTTATCTCCATCATGAATCGCCTCAACTTCTAATTGATCGAAAGTATTAATAAATTTACCTTTACTATCTATATAACCGGTACAGGTCTTTAAGATAGCCAGGGCCTCATCGACTCCTCCGACTATACAAAATGGCCTCCGCCTGGGGAAGATCTGCATCTCAACTTCTATATCGCCAATATCGACTTCATGTCCCTCTTCATTTTTATAGGTATAACTTTCTTTAGATAGTCGATTTAAGATTCTGCTAATATTTCGGAAATAGGCATCAGAGTACCAACCCTCAACCATCCTTTCTCGATCTATCTGGAAGATTTCAACAGGGAGGCGTTCTTGATTAAAAACTGTCATTATTTTCACTCCTTAAATGATCAACAAAGATTTATCTATATATTTTATTCAATTAAATCTATGATAAACTCTAATTCTTCAGGCTTTTTTGAACCAATAGTATAGGCATCTCTTAAACGTTGAATTTCTTCTGCTGGCTGATTATCTGAATTATAATAGACTCTGGCTAAAAGATCACCAGTTTCAACTTTTTCTCCCCTATGGGCTGTAACTTCAATACCTACAGCCGGGTCAATAGGATCATCCTTTTTAGCTCTGCCTGCTCCAAGAGCCATTGCAACTAAGCCTACTTCTCTGGCTGTTACATTTTCTATATAGCCTGATTTATCTGCTTTTAGCTCATAAATATTTTTTGCCTGTGGCAGTAGATCAAGATTATCAACTATCTCTGGATTGCCTCCCTGAGCTCTAACAATATCTTTGAATTTAGATATAGCCTGGCCGTTTGTGATTAATTTTCTCAGGCGTTTTTCTGCTTTAGCTAAATCTGATTCATACTGGCCGGCAACCAGCATGGCTGCACCTAACTTTATTGATAATTCGGTAAGATCTTCAGGCCCATTTCCTTTTAGAGTTTTAATTGCCTCTTTAACCTCTAAAGCATTACCAACTGCCTCTCCTAAAGGCTGACTCATATCAGTTAATAAGGCCATTGTCTTTCTGCCTAATTCTGAACCTATATCTACCATTAATCTGGCAAGTTCACGAGCATCTTCTTGTTTTTGCATAAAGGCTCCACTACCAGTTTTAACATCTAGAACAATTGCATCGGCACCGCCGGCAAGTTTTTTACCCATGATACTACTTGCTATTAAAGGAATTGAATCGACTGTTGCTGTGACATCCCTGAGAGCATATAATTTCTTATCTGCTGGCGTTAGATTACCTGTCTGGCTAACTATGGCAGCTCCAATCTCTTCAATCTGATTAAAGAACTCTTCAGTCTCTAGCTCGCAGTTAAAACCTGGGATAGACTCAAGTTTATCGATGGTTCCGCCGGTATGGCCTAAGCCTTTGCCTGACATTTTAGGCACTGGTACCCCGGCAGCTGCAACCAGAGGAGCCAGGACTAGAGTCGTTGTATCGCCAACCCCACCTGTACTGTGTTTATCAACTTTTACACCGGAAATTCTGCTAAGGTCTATCTGATCTCCAGAATTTACAACTGCTTCTGTCAGACTGGCGGTCTCTCTGGCTTTCATGCCTTTAAAGAAAATGGCCATAGCCCAGGCAGAGACCTGGTAATCAGGGATATCCCCGGTTGTATAACCGGAGATAATCCAATCTATCTCTTCTGGAGTTAATTCCTCACCTTCTCGCTTTTTATAAATGAGATCATACATTCTCATTAGAGATTCAGCTCCTTAAGTAGGCTCCTGACCAGTTTAATGAATTGAGGCCTGACTTCTTCTGCAATTTCAACTACCTCACTATGATCAAGGGGTTTTGGCAGAATGCCAGCAGCCATATTAGTTATGCAGGAAATACCGAGCACCCGCATGCCCTGGTGATTGGCAACTATAACCTCTGGAACTGTTGACATACCAACAGCATCTGCTCCCAGAATGGTCATCATCCTTATCTCAGCCGGTGTTTCATAGGTTGGCCCTGAACAGCCACAATAGACACCACGGCGCAAGGTGATGCCGTTTTCAGCGGCTACATCAGTTGCTACTGACTGCCAGGTCGGATCATAGGCAGTTGACATATCTGGAAACCTGGGCCCAAATTCATCGAGATTTTTGCCAATCAGTGGATTATCGCCCATAAAATTAATATGATCGCTAATCAGCATGAAATCGCCGGGGTCAAAATTCCGATTGGCTCCGCCAGCTGCATTGGTTACAATTAAGCCTTCGCAGCCAAGAAGATTCATAACTCTAACTGGAAGGGTAATATCTTGCATATCATAGCCTTCATAATAATGAAACCGGCCCTGAAGGGCTACAACATTTCTGCCTTCAAGGGTACCGATAACTAGCTGGTTATTATGGCCTTCAACATCTGATTCAAGGAAACCTGGAATCTCACTATAAGGAATTTTTGTTGGATTTTCTATCTCTTCAGCCAGGACTCCTAAACCTGAACCTAAGATCAGGCCAAATTCTGGCTCTATATCGATTCTACTTTTTATATATTTTTCAGCTTCTTTTATTTTATCTACAATCTTCATTTATAAATCATCCCCTCTATATTTAATTAATGATTTCTTCTACAAATGAAATGCCATCAAAAGTTGGCTCTACTTTATGCAATTCTGCAAGTGTTGCTGCTAGATCTGCAAAACTATCTCTGGTTTCTAGCTTTTTATCTTTTTTGAGATTCTGTCCAACTAAAAGAAGTGGCACATATTCTCTGGTATGATCTGTTCCTTCATAGGTTGGATCACAACCATGATCTGCTGTAATAACTAAAAGATCTGTCGGCTTTAATGCTGACAGTATCTCTGGCAGTCTCTTATCAAAGTCTTTTAATGCCTGATAATACCCATCGACATCTCTGCGATGGCCGTAGATCATATCAGTTTCAACAAGATTTGTAAAAATCAGACCTTCTTCAACCTTGCCCATATAATCAATGGTGGAATCTACCCCTTTCATGTTATCAATAACATGGTCGGATTCTGTTACACCACTGCCGGCAAAAATATCAATAATTTTGCCAACTCCAATTACATCCTGGCCTGCATCTTCTAATAGATTTAAGAGAGTTGGTTTTGGCGGTACCAGTGAAAAGTCTTTTCTCCGGTCAGTTCTCTCCAGGCTTCCAGGTTCACCGATAAATGGTCTGGCAATTACTCTGGCAACTCCATGTTCACCAGTTAAGATATCTCTGGCTATTTCGCAAATCTCATATAGTCTTTTAATTGGAATGACATCTTCATGGGCTGCTATCTGGAAAACACTATCAGCAGATGTATAAACTATAGGATTGCCAGTCTCTAAATGCTCATCTATTAATTCTTCAATAATGACTGTACCTGAGGCAGGTTTGTTACCCAGGATACCATCAAATCCAGTCTTTTCTAAGAATGGATCGATTACTTCATCTGGAAAACCATCTGGATATTTAGGGAATGGGGTATTAGAGACTAAACCTGCCAGTTCCCAGTGGCCTGTGGTTGTATCTTTACCCTTTGAGGCTTCAGCCATCTTACCGTAAATTCCTCTGGCTTCAATATTACTATCCATACCTTTAAGCTCTCGAATTTTTCCGAGGCCTAGCTGTTCTAAGTTAGGCAGGTCTAAGCCTCCGACTGCTTCAGCTATATTTCCTAATGTATCGGCACCTATATCGCCGTATTCCTCTGCATCTGGCAGTTCTCCGATGCCGACACTATCAAGAACTATCATAATAGTTCTCTTTATATCAGTCATAAAAATCAGCTCCTTATTTGAAATCTGTATTTGTATTGAAATATTAAATCTAAACTGCTCCTTTTCTCATATCATTATAACATTTTATCGCAATAAAAAAAACCTGGATAGCAAACAGCTAACTGTCTGTAACCAGGCTAATACTGTAGATTGATAAATATTTTTTTCACTATTCAATTCTTATCTCTACATGTTCATTACCTTCATCTATATCAACCAACTTACCATCGCCAGTACTGTTTTCTAGATTTTCCAGTAATTCAGTAATATTTATATTCTTATCTTCTAGCTTAGCCCTTGCATTATCAGGCATAAAACCGGTGAAAGCCTGGGCCAGACTTAAGGGAATAGATAAATTAACTTTTTCCTTGCCCCCCTCTTGCACAAGTATTTTTAGGGATTTTGATTTTTTAGGTGGAGTCTTTTCAGCCTTGCCCTGATACATTTTATCAGACTCTTCCATAGTCGCCATTAATTGATCTGCTTCCTCAGCTGATAACTTTCCTTTAGCTACCATCTCCAAAATTTTTAATCTTTCCTCCGTCATCCTGCCGCCTCCTTAGATATTTTTGAGCATTTCAACTGCTTCTTGAGATTGAATTTCGCCATTTTCTAAAGAATCCAAAATTTCTTTTCTCTTTTTAGCTTTATTATCATCCGGGCTATCTTCAGGTTGATAGCCTAAAGCTTCAATCACTTCATCTAATTTATTCCTTACTGTTGGATAGGAGATACCCATTTCTCTCTCAACCTCTTTAATATTACCTCTGGAACGGATAAAAACTTCAACAAAATGGTGTTGATCTGGATCCAACCTGGAAAATTTATCAAGAAAGAAGCGGCCTCTAATCTTTGTATCACAATCATTACATTTAATTTCTGTGATTTCCATATTTTCCTGACAGACAGGACATTTTCCTATTAGTTTATTAACTTTATTTGCCATTTTATCACCTACTTATCAGTCTTTATTTATTCTCACTTAAATTATAACAGTTAATTTTTATAATGTCAAGTCAAAACTTAATTATATTAATTTTTTGATTAATTATATTAAATTATGTTCTGGTGAAGGGATTTAATCTTGCTTTCTGACAGATAAGTTGATAATAAACCATAAGACCAACAATTGTTTTGCTATCCTGAATCTTGCCTCTTAAGACTAGATCAGGGATTCTTTCAGGATAGATTTTGGCGACTTCAATAAATTCGCCATCCTCTGTCTCCTGTTTGCCATAATCTAAATCCTCTGCTAAAAATAAATGGAGGTTCTCTGTGCTATAACCTGGGGTTGTATAAAAGGTAAATAATTCTCTGATTTTACCTGCAGTATAGCCTGTCTCTTCTTTTAATTCTCTTAGAGCACAATCATTCAGGTTTTCTCCATTATCTAATTTGCCGGCAGGCAGTTCTAATAGGACCTGATTGGCGGCACTCCGGTACTGTTTGACCATAATAATCTTTCTTTCTGGAGAAACTGGAATAATTGTTACTCCTCCAGGATGCTCAATAATTTCTCTTCTGGATTGATTGCCATCAGGTAATTCAACCTGATCTATTCTGAATTTCAGCAGATTACCTCTAAATGCAAGTTCACTTGAGATAGTTTTTTCTTCTAATTGTCTCATTAAAAATATCCCCCTTCTATTATGTATTCTGTTAAAATATCTACCTGATTTGCAAGTTCCTCTATTTTTAATTTTTCACTGGTGGTATGAGAATTTTCTGCTCCTGTACCTATATTGATTGCCGGTAAGCCTCTGGTGCTGATCAGACCTGCTTCACTGATATCACCGGATTTGATTAATTCAGGCCTGTGGCCGGCTACTCTGGTTGAATTGATGAGATTTTTTAACCAGGGGGGCTTCTCATCTGTAAAATTCACTCCCTGGCTACAGTGCAGTAAGGAGATCTCTCCTTTTATATCTGGTAAAACATCTTTGATTTTATGGGCAAGTAAGTCAGGCCATTTACGGATTAAATGATTGGTATTATTGCCCCTGGCAGCTATGATTATCGAGTCCAGTTCAGCCCCGGCAACTGGTAGACCATCTTTTATAAAAAAGGAGCGGACATGGTTACCAATATCATTAATTGTTGACCTGGCTATCTGTAGATTTAATCTTCTACTGGCATTTGATTCCTGGCCAACTATCTGGAATAAAAAGAAACAGGCTGCAGGTTCTTCGACAAAAAAACTCCCGACCTTGGCTTCACCATCTAAAACAATGGCATGGTCAAATAAATCCAGAAAGCTTTCTGGAAGAAATGAGGCACCAAGCAACCCTAACTCTTCAGCAACAGTAAATAATACTCCTAAACCCTCAGGTAGGTAATTCTTATTTATTAATAAAAACGATAAAATAGCTGATATGCCTGCCAGGTTATCTGCACCAAGAATTGTATTACCCTGACTTTTTAAATACCGGCCTTCCTTTATTAGTTTTATATTCTGGCCAGGCTCAACCCTGTCTAAATGAGCAACTAACAATAAACCATCTTCACATGGAGGGTTAATACCTATAATATTTCCTGTCTGGCTATTAATATAATTGGAGGTTCTATCCTGAAGTGTTTCCAGGCCGGCCTCCTGAAGATAATCAATAACTCTGGCAGCCAGAGAACCTTCATGACGGGAAGGGCTATTGATTTCTATTAATTCTCTGAAAATATCTACAGGAAGTTTAGATAGATTATTCATTTAATCTCCTCCCCGATTAAATCTTTTAGTTGAAATATTTATTCGAAATATTATTTCTTCATACTAATTACTTATCTATATAAACTATTATTCCTGCTTAAAAGATTAAAAAAATATATTATTTATAACAATTGCTTTCAGATATAAATAAACATCAGGTTGGAATTCGATCAAAACTGGGTTGGTACTGGGTTGGTACTGGGTTGGTACTGGGTTGGTACTGGGTTGGTATTATACCAGGTATATATGAAAAAACTGGCGCAACCCTATAAATTAGGATTACACCAGCTAATTAATCTTATTGAATTTTTAATTTTATAATTTAGACTAGATTATAACCTCTATCTAAGGCCTCTTCGTTCATTGGAATTAGATTGTGGCGTCTCTCAGGCAATACATTTTTTAAGGAATCTTTGACCGTATCAAGGCTGACAATATCTACTGCAGCAATATAGGCACCGAGCATTACCATATTAGCAACTCTTGTATTGCCTAATTCATCAGCTATCTCATTTGCTGGAACGTTTATTATATTAATATCATCACGGTCAACTTCCTTCTCGATTAAAGATGAATTAACCAGTAGATGGCCATTTTCTTTAACCTTTGGTCCAAATTTATCCTGGGAAGGAAGGTTCATAACAATTGCTGTATCAGGATGACTGGATACAGGAGCTGGAATCTTTTCATCTGAAACAATTACTGTACAGTTAGCTGTACCTCCCCGCATCTCTGGGCCATATGATGGCATCCAGGAAACTTCTTTATCTTCTTTCATGCCGGCATAGGCCAACAAGCGACCTATTGACATAACACCCTGACCACCGAAGCCGGCCATTATTATTTCCTGTTTCATTTATTCCACCTCCTCTATATCTTTAAAGACATCTAGCGGATATTTAGGCAGCATCATTTCTTCAAGCCACTTTAGTCCATCTGTTGGTGAAATACCCCAGTTTGTCGGGCAGGTAGAAAGAACTTCAACTAGTGCAAAGCCTTTACCTTCTAGCTGCATTTGAAATGCTTTTTTAATTGCTTTTTTAGCTTTTCTAATCTCTTTTGGATTATGGACTGAGACCCTAGCTATATAGGCTGGCCCATCAAGGACAGCAAGCATCTCAGTCATCTTGATAGGATTACCTGAATCTTTAATGCTTCTACCATAAGGACTGGTTGTCGTTTTCTGCCCTTCTAAACTTGTTGGGGCCATCTGACCGCCTGTCATACCATAGATAGCGTTATTTACAAAAATAGTTGTAATATTTTCGCCTCGGTTGGCTGCATGAACAATTTCAGCAGTACCGATTGAGGCTAAGTCACCATCTCCCTGGTAGGTAAATACTGTTTTATCAGGATGGACTCTTTTGACACCGGTAGCAACTGCTGGTGCCCGTCCATGAGAAGCTTCATGCATATCTACATCAAAATATTCATAACAGAGAACGGCACAACCTACAGGAGCAACACCGATTGTCTCTTCTCTAATTTCTAGTTCATCTATAACCTCTGCGATCAGTCTATGAATTATACCATGGGTACAACCAGGACAATAATGAGTTGACTGATTATCGAGAGATTCTGGATAACCTGCAATTTTTTCCATTACTTATCACCTCTCATAGCAACAATCTTATCATATATCTCATCTGTTGATGGAACAACGCCACCGGTTCTGCCATAAAAATCTACTGGCTTTTTGCCATTAACGGCAAGTTTTACATCTTCAATCATCTGACCGGTGCTCATCTCTACAGTTAAGAATTCATCGACCTGGTCAGCTGCTTCAGAAACTCTAGCTTCAGGGAATGGAAATAGAGTTATTGGTCTGATTAAGCCAACTTTATAGCCTTCTTTTCTGGCTCTATCAATAGCACTGGTAGCTATTCTGGCTGTTGTACCATAAGCTACAATAGCCATCTCTGCATCATCCATTTTATAATCTTCAAATCTGACTTCTTCTTGTCTCATCTGATCATATTTAGCCTTTAATTTTAGGTTATGCTTTTCTAAGTTTTCTGCAACCAGCCCCAAAGAGTTAATTACATTCTTTTCTCTACCTTTAGCTCCATCTGTAGCCCAATCTTTTTTAGGAAGACTATCTAAGTCTCTCATTTCTTTGAATTCAACTGGTTCCATCATCTGTCCAATCATACCATCACCTAGAACCATGACAGGATTACGATATTTATCTGCTAAATCAAAGGCAAGATAGGTTAAGTCTGCCAATTCCTGGACATTAGAAGGGGCAAGAACTAATAAACGAAAATCTCCATGGGCCATTCCTTTTGTGGCCTGGAAATAATCGGCCTGAGATGGTTGAATACCACCTAAACCAGGACCACTTCTCATTATATTTACAATTACTGCGGGTAGTTCTGCACCGGCTATATAGGAAATACCTTCTGCTTTTAAACTGATACCAGGACTGGATGAAGATGTTAAAACTCTTGCCCCGGCACCTGCAGCACCATAAACCATATTACTTGCCGCAACTTCACTTTCTGCCTGCAAAAATACTCCGTCCACCTCTGGCAAACGGCGTGACATATATGCAGGTATATCGTTTTGAGGTGTTATTGGATAACCAAAGAAATAGCGACAGCCTGCTCTTATAGCTGCCTCGCCAACGACCTCATTTCCTTTCATCAACTTTTTTTCAGACATTAAGTTACCTCCTTTAAGTATTTAAATCTAGGAATAATTTATTTATAAAGAGTTATACAGACATCAGGACACATCTGATAGCATTGTTTACAGCTTATGCAATCATCCTGATTTTCATCTTTTACTTCAGCTGGATGAAAACCGTGGCTGTTTATTCTATCTTCTGCCATCTCTATAATATTCACAGGACAGACTCCAACGCATAATTTACAGCCTTTGCAACGTTCTTCATCAAAAACAACTTTTTTATCTTTAACCAAAATAATTCTCCTCCTTTTTGTTCAATAGGATTGGTTTAAATTTAATTATTTTATTGATAAGTTTTAGCCTGTTCTTGACCAGTTAGAACTCTCACAGCACCAGCAGCCAGAGCAGACATTTCTTCTTCACCAGGATAGACTTTTACAGGGGCTAAAAAACCGACCTGATCTTTTACCTGATCTACAAAATAATCAGAATATGCTATTCCTCCAGTTAAGAGGATTGCATCAACTTTACCATTTACAATTGGTCCTAAAGAGCCTATCTCTTTAGCGACCTGATAGGCCATTCCACTGTAAATTAAGTCAGCCTCTTTATTACCAGCTTCAGCCTTTTCTTCCACTTCTCGCATATCATTGGTATTTAGATAGGCAACAACACCGCCGCTACCGAGAAGTTTCTTTTTGACATCGTTATAATCGTTTTCTGGTTCATAACAGTAATTTGCCAGATCCAATGTCGGTAAGCCACCCGAACGGTTCGGGGAATATGGACCTTCTCCAGCCAGGGCATTATTGACATCTATAACTTTACCCTGATGATGAAGGCCAACTGAAATTCCGCCACCTAAATGGGCGACTATAACTGTTATCTCATTATAATCTTTATTAACATCGCTGGCATAATTTCTGGCCACTGCTTTCTGATTTAAAGCATGGAAGATACTTTTCCGCTCAAAGAGTGGATGACCAGAAAGTCTGGCAAGTTCTTTTAATTCATCAACAACTACTGGATCAACAATAAAGGCTTTGGCTCCTGCCTCTTCTGCTAATGAATCTGCAATTAGACCTCCAAGGTTACTGGCATGCTCTCCCTGAAGCCCTGCTTTAAGGTCTTTCAGCATTTTTTGATTGACTTTATAGGTTCCTCCAGGAATAGGTTTCAGAAGCCCTCCACGGCCAACTACTGCACTTAAATCTTTGATAGATACAGAGTTATCTTTTAGAAATTCCCGGATATATTTGACTCTAAGGTCTAACTGATCTGTTATATTTTCATAACCAGCCAGTTCTTCCTGACTGTGTTCAATTGTTGAGGCCATAACCTCCTGCTGACCCTGATAAAGGGCCAGCTTGGTGGAGGTTGAGCCTGGGTTTATTACTAATATATT
The genomic region above belongs to Halonatronomonas betaini and contains:
- a CDS encoding nicotinate phosphoribosyltransferase, whose protein sequence is MTVFNQERLPVEIFQIDRERMVEGWYSDAYFRNISRILNRLSKESYTYKNEEGHEVDIGDIEVEMQIFPRRRPFCIVGGVDEALAILKTCTGYIDSKGKFINTFDQLEVEAIHDGDKAFYRGDPENVEPVIKIRGKYRHFAILETPMIGSLTEASRIATNVFLVLEAAKGKDILFFPARFAHYKQQAIHGYAYSLGVKAYNEEFGANSHRFISTDEQGAWWGGKGAGTVSHSYIASFLGDTTEAMLQFCRQMPADLNRIALVDFDNDCVGTTLDVLREMYKYYSYHKKDGNAKQAQKYKLFGVRPDTGSNLRDVSVEPLGDKKLDNGVNARLVFKLRRAIDEAYKDWDIDDEDELERAKEYCKNVKIIATGGFKPEKISQFEKSQVPVDIYGVGSWLLSNSSVENTKNDFTADVVRVKINGEWKDMAKEGREPCYNDKLVKVD
- a CDS encoding pyrimidine-nucleoside phosphorylase; this translates as MRMYDLIYKKREGEELTPEEIDWIISGYTTGDIPDYQVSAWAMAIFFKGMKARETASLTEAVVNSGDQIDLSRISGVKVDKHSTGGVGDTTTLVLAPLVAAAGVPVPKMSGKGLGHTGGTIDKLESIPGFNCELETEEFFNQIEEIGAAIVSQTGNLTPADKKLYALRDVTATVDSIPLIASSIMGKKLAGGADAIVLDVKTGSGAFMQKQEDARELARLMVDIGSELGRKTMALLTDMSQPLGEAVGNALEVKEAIKTLKGNGPEDLTELSIKLGAAMLVAGQYESDLAKAEKRLRKLITNGQAISKFKDIVRAQGGNPEIVDNLDLLPQAKNIYELKADKSGYIENVTAREVGLVAMALGAGRAKKDDPIDPAVGIEVTAHRGEKVETGDLLARVYYNSDNQPAEEIQRLRDAYTIGSKKPEELEFIIDLIE
- a CDS encoding purine-nucleoside phosphorylase — its product is MKIVDKIKEAEKYIKSRIDIEPEFGLILGSGLGVLAEEIENPTKIPYSEIPGFLESDVEGHNNQLVIGTLEGRNVVALQGRFHYYEGYDMQDITLPVRVMNLLGCEGLIVTNAAGGANRNFDPGDFMLISDHINFMGDNPLIGKNLDEFGPRFPDMSTAYDPTWQSVATDVAAENGITLRRGVYCGCSGPTYETPAEIRMMTILGADAVGMSTVPEVIVANHQGMRVLGISCITNMAAGILPKPLDHSEVVEIAEEVRPQFIKLVRSLLKELNL
- a CDS encoding phosphopentomutase yields the protein MTDIKRTIMIVLDSVGIGELPDAEEYGDIGADTLGNIAEAVGGLDLPNLEQLGLGKIRELKGMDSNIEARGIYGKMAEASKGKDTTTGHWELAGLVSNTPFPKYPDGFPDEVIDPFLEKTGFDGILGNKPASGTVIIEELIDEHLETGNPIVYTSADSVFQIAAHEDVIPIKRLYEICEIARDILTGEHGVARVIARPFIGEPGSLERTDRRKDFSLVPPKPTLLNLLEDAGQDVIGVGKIIDIFAGSGVTESDHVIDNMKGVDSTIDYMGKVEEGLIFTNLVETDMIYGHRRDVDGYYQALKDFDKRLPEILSALKPTDLLVITADHGCDPTYEGTDHTREYVPLLLVGQNLKKDKKLETRDSFADLAATLAELHKVEPTFDGISFVEEIIN
- a CDS encoding SHOCT-like domain-containing protein produces the protein MTEERLKILEMVAKGKLSAEEADQLMATMEESDKMYQGKAEKTPPKKSKSLKILVQEGGKEKVNLSIPLSLAQAFTGFMPDNARAKLEDKNINITELLENLENSTGDGKLVDIDEGNEHVEIRIE
- a CDS encoding DUF2089 domain-containing protein — translated: MANKVNKLIGKCPVCQENMEITEIKCNDCDTKIRGRFFLDKFSRLDPDQHHFVEVFIRSRGNIKEVEREMGISYPTVRNKLDEVIEALGYQPEDSPDDNKAKKRKEILDSLENGEIQSQEAVEMLKNI
- a CDS encoding NUDIX domain-containing protein, with protein sequence MRQLEEKTISSELAFRGNLLKFRIDQVELPDGNQSRREIIEHPGGVTIIPVSPERKIIMVKQYRSAANQVLLELPAGKLDNGENLNDCALRELKEETGYTAGKIRELFTFYTTPGYSTENLHLFLAEDLDYGKQETEDGEFIEVAKIYPERIPDLVLRGKIQDSKTIVGLMVYYQLICQKARLNPFTRT
- a CDS encoding M20/M25/M40 family metallo-hydrolase, which translates into the protein MNNLSKLPVDIFRELIEINSPSRHEGSLAARVIDYLQEAGLETLQDRTSNYINSQTGNIIGINPPCEDGLLLVAHLDRVEPGQNIKLIKEGRYLKSQGNTILGADNLAGISAILSFLLINKNYLPEGLGVLFTVAEELGLLGASFLPESFLDLFDHAIVLDGEAKVGSFFVEEPAACFFLFQIVGQESNASRRLNLQIARSTINDIGNHVRSFFIKDGLPVAGAELDSIIIAARGNNTNHLIRKWPDLLAHKIKDVLPDIKGEISLLHCSQGVNFTDEKPPWLKNLINSTRVAGHRPELIKSGDISEAGLISTRGLPAINIGTGAENSHTTSEKLKIEELANQVDILTEYIIEGGYF
- a CDS encoding 2-oxoacid:acceptor oxidoreductase family protein, which translates into the protein MKQEIIMAGFGGQGVMSIGRLLAYAGMKEDKEVSWMPSYGPEMRGGTANCTVIVSDEKIPAPVSSHPDTAIVMNLPSQDKFGPKVKENGHLLVNSSLIEKEVDRDDINIINVPANEIADELGNTRVANMVMLGAYIAAVDIVSLDTVKDSLKNVLPERRHNLIPMNEEALDRGYNLV
- a CDS encoding thiamine pyrophosphate-dependent enzyme gives rise to the protein MEKIAGYPESLDNQSTHYCPGCTHGIIHRLIAEVIDELEIREETIGVAPVGCAVLCYEYFDVDMHEASHGRAPAVATGVKRVHPDKTVFTYQGDGDLASIGTAEIVHAANRGENITTIFVNNAIYGMTGGQMAPTSLEGQKTTTSPYGRSIKDSGNPIKMTEMLAVLDGPAYIARVSVHNPKEIRKAKKAIKKAFQMQLEGKGFALVEVLSTCPTNWGISPTDGLKWLEEMMLPKYPLDVFKDIEEVE
- a CDS encoding 3-methyl-2-oxobutanoate dehydrogenase subunit VorB gives rise to the protein MSEKKLMKGNEVVGEAAIRAGCRYFFGYPITPQNDIPAYMSRRLPEVDGVFLQAESEVAASNMVYGAAGAGARVLTSSSSPGISLKAEGISYIAGAELPAVIVNIMRSGPGLGGIQPSQADYFQATKGMAHGDFRLLVLAPSNVQELADLTYLAFDLADKYRNPVMVLGDGMIGQMMEPVEFKEMRDLDSLPKKDWATDGAKGREKNVINSLGLVAENLEKHNLKLKAKYDQMRQEEVRFEDYKMDDAEMAIVAYGTTARIATSAIDRARKEGYKVGLIRPITLFPFPEARVSEAADQVDEFLTVEMSTGQMIEDVKLAVNGKKPVDFYGRTGGVVPSTDEIYDKIVAMRGDK
- a CDS encoding 4Fe-4S dicluster domain-containing protein; its protein translation is MVKDKKVVFDEERCKGCKLCVGVCPVNIIEMAEDRINSHGFHPAEVKDENQDDCISCKQCYQMCPDVCITLYK
- the buk gene encoding butyrate kinase — protein: MSENNILVINPGSTSTKLALYQGQQEVMASTIEHSQEELAGYENITDQLDLRVKYIREFLKDNSVSIKDLSAVVGRGGLLKPIPGGTYKVNQKMLKDLKAGLQGEHASNLGGLIADSLAEEAGAKAFIVDPVVVDELKELARLSGHPLFERKSIFHALNQKAVARNYASDVNKDYNEITVIVAHLGGGISVGLHHQGKVIDVNNALAGEGPYSPNRSGGLPTLDLANYCYEPENDYNDVKKKLLGSGGVVAYLNTNDMREVEEKAEAGNKEADLIYSGMAYQVAKEIGSLGPIVNGKVDAILLTGGIAYSDYFVDQVKDQVGFLAPVKVYPGEEEMSALAAGAVRVLTGQEQAKTYQ